A window of the Pseudomonas sp. B21_DOA genome harbors these coding sequences:
- the znuC gene encoding zinc ABC transporter ATP-binding protein ZnuC has protein sequence MSNALIRLEQVAVTFAGQTVLDNIELSVEPGQIVTLIGPNGAGKTTLVRAVLGLLKPNSGSVWRKPKLRVGYMPQKLHVDPTLPLSVLRFLRLVPGVDRSRALAALKEVGAEHVIDSPVQSVSGGEMQRVLLARALLREPELLVLDEPVQGVDVAGQAELYSLITRLRDRHGCGVLMVSHDLHLVMSTTDQVVCLNRHVCCSGHPEQVSGDPAFVELFGKNAPSLAIYHHHHDHAHDLHGSVVKGPLGGQPHVHGDGCKHG, from the coding sequence ATGAGCAACGCGCTGATCCGTCTGGAACAGGTCGCCGTCACGTTTGCCGGGCAGACCGTGCTGGACAACATCGAGCTGAGCGTCGAGCCGGGGCAGATCGTCACCCTGATCGGCCCCAACGGCGCCGGCAAGACCACGCTGGTACGCGCCGTGCTCGGGCTGTTGAAGCCAAACAGCGGCAGCGTCTGGCGCAAACCGAAGCTGCGCGTCGGCTACATGCCGCAGAAGCTGCATGTCGATCCGACCCTGCCGCTGTCAGTGCTGCGCTTCCTGCGCTTGGTGCCTGGCGTCGATCGTTCGCGTGCCCTGGCCGCGTTGAAGGAAGTCGGCGCCGAACACGTGATCGACAGCCCGGTGCAGAGCGTTTCCGGCGGCGAAATGCAGCGCGTGCTGCTGGCTCGGGCACTGCTGCGTGAGCCTGAGCTGCTGGTGCTTGATGAGCCGGTGCAGGGCGTCGACGTGGCCGGGCAGGCCGAGCTGTACAGCCTGATCACCCGGCTGCGCGACCGCCACGGTTGCGGCGTGCTGATGGTGTCGCATGATTTGCATCTGGTGATGAGCACCACCGATCAGGTGGTCTGCCTCAACCGCCACGTCTGCTGCTCCGGGCATCCCGAGCAGGTCAGCGGCGATCCGGCATTCGTCGAGCTGTTCGGCAAGAACGCGCCGAGTCTGGCGATCTATCACCACCATCACGACCACGCCCACGACCTGCACGGTTCGGTGGTCAAAGGCCCGCTCGGCGGGCAACCTCATGTTCATGGAGACGGCTGCAAGCATGGCTGA
- the katE gene encoding catalase HPII, whose translation MSIKKPAPAKSEMAGTDTPDRANTNAKLDSLEEFRSDATGQALRTNQGVKIADNQNTLKAGPRGPSLLEDFIMREKITHFDHERIPERIVHARGTGAHGFFQTYENHAALTKAGFLQDPGKKTPVFVRFSTVQGPRGSGDTVRDVRGFAVKFFTDEGNFDLVGNNMPVFFIQDAIKFPDFVHAVKPEPHNEIPTGGSAHDTFWDFVSLVPESAHMVIWAMSDRAIPKSLRSMQGFGVHTFRLINAEGKSRFVKFHWRPTAGTCSLVWDEAQKLAGKDTDYHRRDLWEAIEMGDYPEWELGVQIVEEENEHDFDFDILDPTKIIPEEIVPITPLGKMTLNRNPDNFFAETEQVAFCPGHIVPGIDFSNDPLLQGRLFSYTDTQISRLGGPNFHELPINRPVAPFHNGQRDAQHRTTIDKGRASYEPNSIDGGWPKETPPAAQDGGFESYPERIDAAKIRQRSESFSDHFSQARLFFNSMSEHEKEHIIAAYSFELGKVEREFIRAREVNEILANIDLTLAKRVAENLGLPAPAKGTVEVRKTSLEQSPALSQANLLPGNIKTRKVAILAANGVDAAAIDAMKKALEAEGAHAKLLGPTSAPVKTADGKALPVDASMEGMPSIAFDAVFVPGGAASITALSGDGVALHYLLEAYKHLKAIALHGEAKQLQDLLKLDADAGLLQGADVGALTKPFFAAIGEHRVWAREPKAKAIPA comes from the coding sequence ATGAGCATCAAAAAGCCTGCACCTGCTAAAAGCGAGATGGCCGGAACCGACACCCCGGATCGCGCCAACACCAACGCCAAGCTCGACAGCCTGGAAGAATTCCGTTCCGACGCCACCGGTCAGGCACTGCGCACCAATCAGGGCGTGAAGATCGCCGACAACCAGAACACTCTCAAAGCCGGGCCACGCGGGCCGTCGTTGCTGGAAGACTTCATCATGCGTGAAAAGATCACGCATTTTGACCATGAGCGGATTCCAGAGCGCATCGTCCATGCGCGCGGTACCGGCGCGCACGGTTTCTTTCAGACTTACGAGAACCATGCAGCCCTGACCAAGGCCGGTTTCCTGCAGGATCCGGGCAAGAAGACCCCAGTATTCGTGCGTTTTTCCACGGTGCAGGGTCCACGGGGTTCCGGCGACACCGTGCGTGACGTGCGCGGCTTTGCGGTGAAGTTCTTCACCGACGAGGGCAACTTCGATCTGGTCGGCAACAACATGCCGGTGTTCTTCATTCAGGACGCAATCAAGTTTCCGGACTTCGTGCACGCGGTGAAACCCGAGCCGCATAACGAAATCCCAACCGGCGGCTCGGCGCACGACACGTTCTGGGACTTCGTCTCGTTGGTGCCGGAATCGGCGCACATGGTGATCTGGGCGATGTCTGACCGGGCCATCCCGAAAAGCCTGCGCAGCATGCAGGGCTTCGGTGTTCACACCTTCCGCCTGATCAACGCCGAGGGCAAATCACGTTTCGTCAAATTCCATTGGCGCCCTACCGCCGGCACCTGTTCGCTGGTGTGGGACGAGGCGCAGAAGCTCGCCGGTAAAGACACCGACTACCATCGTCGCGACCTGTGGGAAGCGATCGAGATGGGCGACTACCCGGAATGGGAACTGGGCGTCCAGATCGTTGAAGAGGAAAACGAACACGACTTCGACTTCGACATCCTCGACCCGACCAAAATCATCCCCGAAGAAATCGTCCCGATTACGCCGCTGGGCAAAATGACCCTGAACCGCAACCCGGACAACTTCTTCGCCGAAACCGAGCAGGTCGCCTTCTGCCCTGGCCACATCGTCCCGGGCATTGATTTCTCCAATGACCCGCTGCTGCAAGGTCGGCTGTTTTCCTACACCGACACGCAGATCAGCCGACTCGGCGGGCCGAACTTCCATGAGCTGCCGATCAACCGTCCGGTCGCGCCATTCCACAACGGCCAGCGCGATGCGCAGCACCGCACCACCATCGACAAGGGTCGTGCCTCTTACGAGCCGAACTCGATCGACGGCGGCTGGCCAAAGGAAACCCCGCCGGCGGCACAGGACGGTGGTTTCGAGAGCTATCCAGAGCGCATCGACGCAGCGAAGATCCGTCAGCGCAGCGAGTCGTTCAGTGATCACTTCTCCCAGGCCCGCTTGTTTTTCAACAGCATGAGCGAGCACGAGAAAGAGCACATCATCGCCGCCTACAGCTTTGAGCTGGGCAAGGTCGAGCGTGAGTTCATTCGTGCCCGTGAGGTGAACGAGATCCTTGCCAATATCGACCTGACCCTGGCCAAACGCGTGGCGGAAAACCTTGGTTTGCCGGCGCCAGCCAAAGGTACGGTCGAAGTGCGCAAGACCTCGCTGGAGCAATCGCCAGCGCTGAGCCAGGCCAACCTGCTGCCGGGCAATATCAAGACGCGCAAAGTGGCAATCCTTGCCGCCAACGGCGTTGATGCTGCGGCCATCGATGCCATGAAGAAAGCGCTGGAAGCCGAGGGCGCCCACGCGAAACTGCTCGGCCCGACCTCGGCGCCAGTCAAGACCGCTGACGGCAAGGCACTGCCGGTGGATGCATCGATGGAAGGCATGCCTTCAATTGCGTTCGATGCGGTGTTCGTACCGGGTGGCGCGGCGTCGATTACCGCGTTGAGCGGCGACGGCGTGGCGCTGCATTATCTGCTGGAGGCCTACAAGCACCTGAAGGCGATCGCGCTGCACGGCGAGGCCAAGCAGTTGCAGGACTTGTTGAAGCTGGATGCGGATGCCGGGTTGTTGCAGGGCGCGGATGTGGGTGCGTTGACCAAGCCGTTCTTCGCTGCGATCGGCGAGCATCGGGTGTGGGCGCGGGAGCCTAAGGCCAAGGCGATTCCAGCGTAA
- a CDS encoding methionine ABC transporter ATP-binding protein, whose amino-acid sequence MIEFQNVHKTYRVAGKDIPALHPTSLAIENGQVFGLIGHSGAGKSTLLRLINRLEDCSGGKIIVDGEEVTALDANGLRRFRQQVGMIFQHFNLLASKTVADNVALPLTLAGELSSSEINQRVAELLARVGLSDHAKKYPAQLSGGQKQRVGIARALATKPKILLCDEATSALDPQTTASVLQLLAEINRELKLTIVLITHEMDVIRRVCDQVAVMDAGVIVEQGPVADVFLHPQHPTTKRFVQESEQIDESEQRDDFAHVPGRIVRLTFQGEATYAPLLGTVARETGVDYSILAGRIDRIKDIPYGQLTLAVTGGDMEAAFARFTAADVHMEVLR is encoded by the coding sequence GTGATCGAGTTTCAAAACGTCCACAAGACTTACCGCGTCGCCGGTAAGGATATTCCCGCGCTGCACCCGACCAGTCTCGCCATCGAGAACGGCCAGGTGTTCGGCCTGATTGGCCATTCCGGTGCGGGCAAAAGTACCCTGCTACGTCTGATCAATCGCCTGGAAGATTGCAGTGGCGGCAAGATCATCGTCGACGGCGAAGAAGTCACCGCACTGGACGCCAATGGCCTGCGCCGTTTCCGTCAGCAGGTCGGGATGATCTTCCAGCACTTCAACCTGCTCGCCTCCAAGACTGTCGCCGACAACGTTGCGTTGCCACTGACCCTGGCCGGTGAGCTGTCGAGCAGTGAAATCAACCAACGGGTAGCCGAGTTGCTGGCGCGGGTCGGTCTGTCCGACCATGCGAAAAAGTACCCGGCGCAACTGTCCGGCGGGCAGAAGCAGCGCGTCGGCATCGCCCGTGCGCTGGCGACCAAGCCGAAGATCCTGCTGTGCGACGAGGCCACCAGCGCCCTCGACCCGCAGACCACCGCGTCGGTCCTGCAGCTGCTGGCGGAAATCAACCGCGAACTGAAGCTGACCATCGTCCTGATCACCCACGAGATGGACGTGATCCGGCGCGTCTGCGATCAGGTCGCGGTGATGGACGCCGGCGTGATCGTCGAGCAGGGGCCGGTGGCCGATGTGTTCCTGCATCCGCAGCATCCGACCACCAAGCGTTTCGTCCAGGAAAGCGAGCAGATCGACGAGAGCGAGCAGCGTGACGATTTTGCCCATGTGCCCGGGCGTATCGTGCGTCTGACCTTTCAGGGCGAGGCGACCTACGCGCCGCTGCTTGGCACCGTCGCCCGGGAAACCGGCGTCGACTACAGCATCCTTGCCGGGCGCATCGACCGCATCAAAGACATTCCGTACGGGCAACTGACCCTCGCTGTCACCGGTGGCGACATGGAGGCGGCGTTTGCCCGCTTCACCGCCGCTGACGTTCACATGGAGGTGTTGCGCTAA
- a CDS encoding ABC transporter permease encodes MADLMSFFANIDWYEIWLATGDTMLMLGGSLLFTVLLGLPLGVLLFLCSPRQLLENRGVYAVLSLVVNILRSLPFIILLIVMIPFTVLITGTSLGVAGAIPPLVVGATPFFARLVETALREVDRGIIEATQSMGATTRQIIMNALLPEARPGIFAAITVTAITLVSYTAMAGVVGAGGLGDLAIRFGYQRFQTDVMIVTVVLLLILVQVLQMVGDRLVVHFSRK; translated from the coding sequence ATGGCTGACCTGATGAGTTTCTTCGCCAATATCGACTGGTACGAAATCTGGCTGGCGACTGGCGACACCATGCTGATGCTCGGCGGTTCGCTGTTGTTCACCGTGTTGCTCGGTCTGCCACTGGGCGTGCTGCTGTTTCTCTGCAGTCCCCGTCAGTTGCTGGAAAACCGTGGCGTCTACGCAGTGCTGTCGCTGGTGGTGAACATTTTGCGTTCGCTGCCATTCATCATTTTGCTGATCGTGATGATCCCGTTCACCGTGCTGATCACCGGCACCTCGCTGGGTGTGGCCGGGGCGATCCCGCCGCTGGTGGTCGGCGCCACGCCGTTCTTTGCGCGTCTGGTGGAAACTGCGCTGCGCGAAGTCGACCGCGGCATCATCGAAGCGACTCAGTCGATGGGCGCGACCACCCGGCAGATCATCATGAACGCGTTGCTGCCGGAAGCTCGCCCGGGCATCTTCGCAGCGATTACGGTGACAGCGATTACACTGGTGTCCTACACGGCGATGGCCGGTGTGGTCGGCGCTGGTGGTCTGGGTGACCTGGCGATCCGTTTCGGCTACCAGCGTTTCCAGACCGACGTGATGATCGTCACCGTGGTGCTGCTGTTGATTCTGGTACAGGTGCTGCAAATGGTGGGCGACCGTCTGGTCGTGCATTTCTCGCGCAAATAA
- a CDS encoding MetQ/NlpA family ABC transporter substrate-binding protein: MKKLIAAFAAVAAFSAHAETLTVAATPVPHAEILEFVKPALTKEGVDLKVKVFTDYIQPNVQVAEKRLDANFFQHQPYLDEFNKAKGTSLVAVTGVHLEPLGAYSSKLKDLKDLPGGANVVIPNDATNGGRALLLLAKAGVITLKDPSNILSTLKDIEQNPKDLKFRELEAATIPRVLTQVDLALINTNYALEAKLDPSKDALVIEGNDSPYVNILVSRADNKDSDAMKKLAAALHSPEVKQFITEKYKGAVLPAF; encoded by the coding sequence ATGAAAAAACTGATCGCTGCTTTCGCCGCTGTTGCGGCGTTTTCGGCCCACGCCGAGACCCTGACCGTTGCCGCCACCCCGGTGCCGCACGCGGAAATCCTCGAGTTCGTCAAACCGGCCCTGACCAAGGAAGGCGTGGATCTGAAGGTCAAGGTCTTCACCGACTACATTCAGCCGAACGTACAGGTCGCGGAAAAGCGCCTCGACGCCAACTTCTTCCAGCACCAGCCGTACCTCGATGAATTCAACAAGGCCAAGGGCACCAGCCTCGTTGCCGTGACCGGTGTGCATCTGGAGCCGCTGGGCGCTTACTCGAGCAAGCTCAAGGATCTGAAAGACCTGCCCGGCGGCGCCAACGTGGTGATCCCGAACGACGCCACCAATGGCGGCCGTGCGCTGTTGCTGCTGGCCAAGGCTGGCGTGATCACCTTGAAGGACCCGAGCAACATTCTGTCGACCCTCAAAGACATCGAGCAGAACCCGAAAGACCTGAAATTCCGTGAACTGGAAGCCGCCACTATTCCGCGTGTGCTGACCCAGGTCGATCTGGCGCTGATCAACACCAACTACGCGCTGGAAGCCAAGCTTGATCCGTCCAAGGATGCGCTGGTGATCGAAGGCAACGACTCGCCGTACGTGAACATCCTCGTGTCCCGCGCGGACAACAAGGACAGCGACGCAATGAAGAAACTGGCGGCTGCCCTGCACAGCCCGGAAGTGAAGCAGTTCATTACCGAGAAGTACAAAGGCGCGGTGTTGCCGGCGTTCTGA
- a CDS encoding SCO family protein, which yields MTRTQKTVFILVAVIALILGLTVNKVLSGKGQGDPTALIDAGIILLPQSRNLPDVTMTDQDGKPVAIDELKGKWSLLFFGYTFCPDICPTTLAQLRQIKSELPKEAVDKLQIVLVSVDPNRDTPKQLKQYLGYFDPQFIGLTPTSIEELQKVANAVSIPFIPADTSKPNYTVDHSGNLAVIGPDGTQRGFIRAPLNNAKLVAQLPAMLERQ from the coding sequence ATGACCCGAACCCAGAAAACCGTCTTCATCCTCGTTGCCGTGATCGCATTGATCCTCGGGCTTACCGTCAACAAAGTGCTGAGCGGCAAAGGCCAGGGCGACCCGACTGCGCTGATCGACGCCGGCATCATCCTGCTGCCGCAGAGCCGCAACCTGCCGGACGTGACCATGACCGATCAGGACGGCAAACCGGTGGCGATTGACGAGTTGAAAGGCAAGTGGAGTCTGTTGTTCTTCGGCTACACCTTCTGCCCGGACATCTGCCCGACCACCCTGGCGCAACTACGGCAGATCAAGAGCGAGCTGCCGAAAGAGGCGGTGGATAAATTGCAGATCGTGCTGGTCAGCGTCGACCCCAACCGCGATACGCCGAAGCAGTTGAAGCAGTACCTGGGCTATTTCGATCCCCAGTTCATTGGCCTGACGCCAACCTCGATCGAGGAGCTGCAGAAGGTCGCGAACGCGGTGAGCATTCCATTCATTCCGGCCGATACCAGCAAGCCGAACTACACCGTGGATCACAGCGGCAATCTGGCCGTGATCGGCCCGGACGGCACGCAGCGCGGGTTTATTCGCGCGCCGTTGAACAATGCCAAGCTGGTGGCGCAGTTGCCGGCGATGCTTGAGCGCCAGTAG
- the cyoE gene encoding heme o synthase — protein MASLIGERPAQALWRDYLELTKPKVVVLMLITSLVGMFLATRAGVPWTVLVFGNLGIALCAGGAAAVNHVVDRRIDAVMARTHKRPLAEGRVSPAAALTFALLLALLGQALLLTFTNQLTAWLTLASLLGYAVVYTGFLKRATPQNIVIGGLAGAAPPLLGWTAATGHVSAEPLLLVLIIFAWTPPHFWALAIHRKEEYAKADIPMLPVTHGEHYTKVHILLYTFALLAVSLLPYVIHMSGVLYLVCALALGARFLQWAVVLYRGTRPHAAINTFKYSIWYLFLLFIALLVDHYLLLNL, from the coding sequence ATGGCGAGTCTGATCGGCGAACGTCCAGCGCAGGCGCTGTGGCGCGATTATCTGGAGCTGACCAAACCGAAAGTCGTGGTGCTGATGCTGATCACCTCGCTGGTCGGCATGTTCCTCGCCACCCGCGCGGGCGTGCCATGGACGGTGCTGGTGTTCGGCAATCTGGGCATTGCCTTGTGTGCAGGCGGCGCGGCAGCGGTCAATCATGTGGTCGACCGGCGCATCGATGCGGTGATGGCGCGTACGCACAAACGGCCGTTGGCCGAAGGGCGGGTTTCACCTGCGGCGGCGCTGACATTTGCGTTGCTGCTGGCGTTGCTCGGTCAGGCCTTGCTGCTGACGTTCACCAATCAACTGACCGCTTGGCTGACTCTCGCTTCACTGCTCGGTTACGCCGTGGTCTACACCGGTTTTCTCAAGCGTGCGACGCCGCAGAACATCGTCATCGGCGGCCTCGCTGGCGCCGCGCCACCGCTGCTCGGCTGGACCGCCGCCACCGGCCATGTCAGCGCCGAACCGCTGTTGCTGGTGCTGATCATCTTCGCCTGGACCCCGCCACATTTCTGGGCGCTGGCGATTCATCGCAAAGAGGAATACGCCAAGGCCGACATTCCGATGCTGCCGGTGACCCATGGCGAGCACTACACCAAAGTGCACATTCTGCTGTACACCTTCGCGCTGCTGGCGGTGAGTCTGCTGCCGTACGTGATTCACATGAGCGGCGTGCTGTATCTGGTCTGCGCGCTGGCATTGGGCGCGCGGTTTCTGCAATGGGCCGTGGTGCTGTACCGTGGCACTCGGCCGCACGCGGCGATCAACACCTTCAAGTACTCTATCTGGTACCTGTTCCTGTTGTTCATCGCCCTGCTCGTAGACCACTACTTACTGTTGAACCTATGA